The stretch of DNA TCAGAAATGCCACCCCATCCCCCTTCTTCTCCAAATGCCTTCCATCAACAAACCGCCCTTTCTTCTATCGCTTCCAATCCCTAAACCTTCGAGCATTCTCCGCCGCCTTCATGTCACCACCCTCCAAGGCCGTCGTCTACGACCAACAAGGTCCTCCCGATGTCGTTACAAGGTACGATCCTCACTCTCAGTTACTTAATTAGGGTTCAGGAACTTCTAATCTTTCAATTTGGAAGAAAATTAAGGGCTTAATAATGGTTCTTCTTGTTGGAAGAATTGTAGAATTGCCGCCTGTAGAAGTGAAAGAGAACGATGTCTGTGTTAGGATGATAGCTGCGCCTATCAACCCATCTGATATTAATCGAATTGAAGGTTTTGAGCTTTGGCTATGGAACCTTTTAAGCTTTTGTAAAACCTTATAGATACTCATCTCTATGGGGGCTGAACTGATGAGTTTTTTTTCATACTTAACCATTATAGGGGTATATCCTGTGAGGCCGCAAGTTCCAGCTATCGGAGGATATGAAGGTGTTGGAGAGGTGTACTCGGTTGGTTCTGCAGTGAAGGGTCTCTCACCTGGCGATTTGGTCATTCCATCTCCCCCTTCCTTCGGTACATTTTCATTTTCCCTTGTTTATAGTTCAAAGTTCAAACCTTTTATGCATTGTGTTTTTCGAAATTATGTTGAGAAAAGTATTATGTATTTATGTAATGTAATCTTCGACTTTACAGATTATAACAAATGGGCATGTACAGTTTTATATGTTAGTTGCTTTACTTAGTTCAAAAACCAGTGATGATTATAGCTTGTAGTATTGTTTCTTGGCAAGGGGTTTCTAGTTACCGTTATGCAAAAATGAGTGTGATTCAAATTTAATAAGGCTGGCTAACGCACAAACCAAAGTACTGTGTATTGTCCCAGAACTATTTCGATTAGAAAAATGGGGGTTAAAGTAACACACACTTGCATCAAAAGTCTTCATTTACAATTTTACATCAAAGAAATGTTATGTTATTTGGTTTTAATCTTATTGGCTAAATATCCTTCTGCTTAGGGACGTGGCAGACTTACATTGTCAAAGATCAGAGTGTTTGGCACAAGATTAATAAGGATTCTCCCGTGGAGTATGCTGCTACCGTTACAGTGAATCCTTTGACTGCTTTAAGAATGCTTGAAGACTATGTTGCTTTGAATTCGGGTAATTTCATTTTGTCATTTGTTTTGTATGGAATTGTTTTGAGTACACTGGAATTTTTGTATGAATGCTCTCGTTCAATTTAACCAGGAGATGCTATTGTTCAAAATGGAGCCACAAGCATTGTGGGGCAGTGTGTTATTCAGATTGCACGAGACCGTGGTGTCCATAGTATCAACATTTTAAGAGATAGGTGCAATTTCCCGGGCTTCTTTACTTTCGTCTTTCCGAGAACACAATTTTTCAATGAAAATCTTACTTTGATTTATCATTCCCTGCTTCTTTACAGGCCTGGATCAGATGAGGCAAAAGAAAACCTTAAGAAACTTGGTGCAGATGAAGTTTTTACCGAGAGTCAATTGGAAGTGAAAAATATCAAGGGCCTTCTGGTATCAATTTTAAATGACATTGTACATTATGCTCTCTGAATTATGGAGCTTTTGCTATCATGCACAAAAATCTTCTTTCTAGTTTTGTTTTCCGTGACTTTTTCTACTGATAATTCCAAGTATTTTAACCAATTATATCCACTTGTGTCCTGTTTATCTGCTAGGCCAGTATACCTGAACCTGCTTTGGGATTTAActgtgttggaggaaatgctgcTTCTTTGGTTCTCAAATTTTTGAGGTGTCATATgcaattatcattaaaaaatttaaggCTAATGCTaattttataacaaaaaattaatgtttttcgtctttaatttttaatgtttttggttCACAGACATGGAGGAACTATGGTCACGTATGGTGGCATGTCTAAGAAGCCAATTACTGTATCCACTTCGTCTTTCATTTTTAAGGTCTCACACTTTCTCTTCTTGCTGCAGTTAATTGCCCTTCAGACTAATCTATGAGTTTTTTGTGGTTTCATCTTTCAACTTTATTTATTAGGAAAAATTTATAATTGTTCTCATCTTTATGTCTGTTACTCTTTTCTATTTCCTACATTTGAATGACCTCTGCATCGGCTTGTTATATCATCTTACTGAAGTCCATATTACTCTGTGCTTTAACAGGACCTTTCTCTAAGAGGATTCTGGTTGCAGAAATGGTTGGGAGCCGATAATGCAAAAGAATGTAGAAGAATGATAGATTACCTCTTGGATCTAGCACGAGAAGGGAAGTTGAGATATGAGTATGCTATCTTTCAATTTCTTAGTTTGCTTTATTCTATCGTTTTGCATTCCTATTTATCGACTAAAGATATATCTTTCGTGTATTTttcttcaaataataatttatgttTCAATGTTGATGATTTGCCATTACAGAATGGAGCTGGTTCCGTTTGACAATTTCAGCACATCACTTGACAAGGCTCTTGGTAAACTAGGGAGCCAACCAAAACAAGTCATAAAATTCTGAATTAGCATAACTGGGAGTAaggattttcttcttcttctcattaTTAATGGAGTAAGAATTTTTCTTGGGGAATGcatctaaaattttctattacacTGTACTTGAAAGAGTTATGATATGCTAGACTAGGAGCTTCAGCGATTGGAAGGATTACTATATGTTATGTAAACTAGTGTCTTGTCACACATGATCTAACATAAACAGACAAGTTTTGTGacaattttcttttaaattaatgGTCTTGAGTCATGATAAACATCACTTAAAAGTTGTACTCTACTACtagttattattattctttcaaACAAAAAAGATAATTGAATTAAACTTCTTCCAAGTATAATAATTTTCAAAGAAAGCCCATCTCCAGGGCATTGGTGTAGTTGCAATGGTCCTTGAGTTAGGTCTGCCTTAGGCAGACTTCCAAGGTTTGAACCGCTGCAACTACAAAAAATGCTCTGTTGTCTGCTGGGACCTAGCGTCGGGTCCCCGTGGTAtcccaagaaagaaaaaatattgttaaagaaagCTCAAGAGGAAAATTGCTGAGGTAGCTCTGCCATCACTGGCGAGCTCCTAACGGAAGACATTGCCGAAGAGAAGAAAGAAGGTTTTTATTGGCAATGGGTTGTTCAGGTTGTCACGAGATGTATTGTTGTTGCTTGATTTTGGATATTACACtgattttaatattttcttgTGGACTTGTTGATTTTTGAAACTCTGAGCGTTTGAAAGTTAATGAATCTAATTTTATTTCCCCCTTTGTGTGATTTGGGTATTACACTACGATTGAAGATAGCGTCTCAAGAAactgtctcaatattttttttgtttgtctgGCTAGAATATTTatgtagctttttttttttttttttaaaaaaagaatatttatgTAGTTAGATGTCTTGTTCTTGAAAATGTAACAATAAAAGATGataaaaaagtttaatttaattGCATACTTTATTAtgattttagaattttttggTTACAGACCCTAAAATCAATTATAtagacttttttttaatatttaattttttattttattaatacttATGTGTAGTGTATATTGCAATGCACTTTAATATCTGGGTGATTTTTGATTTGATTTAGTATAATGTAATAGCAATTATAGTGGCAATGGTAATGTAGTGAAATAAAAATGGTtataaaaattcattaaaatatttgatttattattggAATGAATATTGAAATAAGTGATAAActtgtaaaattatttttgtattactttatatatttatattgagaGTAGTATTAAAgtcattttaattttactaGTTTTTGTGATGTAATTCTTCTATTATAGttaaaaggctaattagtaatttttcccctcgAATTTTGAcacgtactaaatca from Cannabis sativa cultivar Pink pepper isolate KNU-18-1 chromosome 2, ASM2916894v1, whole genome shotgun sequence encodes:
- the LOC115721292 gene encoding enoyl-[acyl-carrier-protein] reductase, mitochondrial isoform X1, producing MASLVRPATFRALRNATPSPFFSKCLPSTNRPFFYRFQSLNLRAFSAAFMSPPSKAVVYDQQGPPDVVTRIVELPPVEVKENDVCVRMIAAPINPSDINRIEGVYPVRPQVPAIGGYEGVGEVYSVGSAVKGLSPGDLVIPSPPSFGTWQTYIVKDQSVWHKINKDSPVEYAATVTVNPLTALRMLEDYVALNSGDAIVQNGATSIVGQCVIQIARDRGVHSINILRDRPGSDEAKENLKKLGADEVFTESQLEVKNIKGLLASIPEPALGFNCVGGNAASLVLKFLRHGGTMVTYGGMSKKPITVSTSSFIFKDLSLRGFWLQKWLGADNAKECRRMIDYLLDLAREGKLRYEYAIFQFLSLLYSIVLHSYLSTKDISFVYFSSNNNLCFNVDDLPLQNGAGSV
- the LOC115721292 gene encoding enoyl-[acyl-carrier-protein] reductase, mitochondrial isoform X2; translated protein: MASLVRPATFRALRNATPSPFFSKCLPSTNRPFFYRFQSLNLRAFSAAFMSPPSKAVVYDQQGPPDVVTRIVELPPVEVKENDVCVRMIAAPINPSDINRIEGVYPVRPQVPAIGGYEGVGEVYSVGSAVKGLSPGDLVIPSPPSFGTWQTYIVKDQSVWHKINKDSPVEYAATVTVNPLTALRMLEDYVALNSGDAIVQNGATSIVGQCVIQIARDRGVHSINILRDRPGSDEAKENLKKLGADEVFTESQLEVKNIKGLLASIPEPALGFNCVGGNAASLVLKFLRHGGTMVTYGGMSKKPITVSTSSFIFKDLSLRGFWLQKWLGADNAKECRRMIDYLLDLAREGKLRYEMELVPFDNFSTSLDKALGKLGSQPKQVIKF
- the LOC115721292 gene encoding enoyl-[acyl-carrier-protein] reductase, mitochondrial isoform X3; its protein translation is MSLQELPPVEVKENDVCVRMIAAPINPSDINRIEGVYPVRPQVPAIGGYEGVGEVYSVGSAVKGLSPGDLVIPSPPSFGTWQTYIVKDQSVWHKINKDSPVEYAATVTVNPLTALRMLEDYVALNSGDAIVQNGATSIVGQCVIQIARDRGVHSINILRDRPGSDEAKENLKKLGADEVFTESQLEVKNIKGLLASIPEPALGFNCVGGNAASLVLKFLRHGGTMVTYGGMSKKPITVSTSSFIFKDLSLRGFWLQKWLGADNAKECRRMIDYLLDLAREGKLRYEMELVPFDNFSTSLDKALGKLGSQPKQVIKF